From a region of the Mauremys mutica isolate MM-2020 ecotype Southern chromosome 12, ASM2049712v1, whole genome shotgun sequence genome:
- the LOC123346623 gene encoding E3 ubiquitin-protein ligase TRIM41-like produces MATDNPVESLQEEATCPICLEYFKDPVTIDCGHNFCRACIAQCWEGSNTDVSCPQCRETVQQRNLRPNRKLANIVEIAKRLSLQAAKGAGEERVCGEHQETLKLFCEEDQTSVCVVCHLSRAHRDHRVVPIEEAAQEYKEKLQGTLGSLRKELEEALTLMSKEEKKTTVWQMGRVCWLLQPSVFSGLHDKALQLLCSLEETVCSFSLCTHHPCSESAQCLGQTLELGG; encoded by the exons atggccacAGACAAccccgtggaaagtctccaggaggaagctacgtgccccatctgtctggagtattttaagGACCCAGTGACTATAgactgtgggcacaatttctgccgagcctgcatcgcccagtgctgggagggatcgaaTACAGacgtctcctgccctcagtgcagagaaactgtgcaacagagaaacctcaggcccaacaggaAGCTGGCAAATATTGTGGAAATAGCCAAACggctgagtttacaggcagcaaagggagcaggagaggagagggtgtgtggggaacaccaggagactctgaaactgttctgtgaagaggatcaaacttctGTCTGTGTGGTTTGCCATCTGTCCCGGGCTCACAGAGATCACAGGGTGGTTCCCatagaggaggctgcccaggagtacaag GAGAAACTCCAGGGAACTCTGGGCTctctgaggaaggagctggaagaggcccTGACTCTGATGTCTAAGGAGGAGAAGAAAACCACAGTGTGGCAG ATGGGGAGGGTGTGTTGGCTGCTACAGCCATCGGTTTTCAGTGGCCTCCATGACAAAGCTCTGCAGCTtctctgcagcctggaggaaaCAGTTTGTTCCTTCTCGCTCTGCACCCACCATCCCTGCAGTGAAtctgcccagtgcctgggccaGACACTGGAGCTGGGAGGATGA
- the LOC123346625 gene encoding myelin-oligodendrocyte glycoprotein-like, whose protein sequence is MKVLLFCPSFAVSASLPGLIIFFITFHIHKLESAQFSVTGPDHPVTVRIGEATVLPCHLSPRMSAENMEVRWFRSKFTSVVHQYYEGKDQYGEQMPDYHGRTELLKAGITDGNVSLRILNISRSDEGQYHCFVQDNIFYEEALLELKVAGKYLGEIKEQVTEIEPPLSECRIKH, encoded by the exons ATGAAAGTTCTTTTATTCTGTCCTAGCTTCGCAGTGAGCGCCTCTCTGCCTGGTTTGATCATTTTCTTCATTACTTTTCACATTCACAAGCTGGAATCAG CCCAATTCAGCGTGACCGGTCCTGATCACCCTGTCACTGTCCGGATAGGTGAGGCCACTGTGTTACCCTGTCACCTGTCCCCCAGGATGAGTGCTGAGAACATGGAAGTGAGATGGTTCCGATCTAAGTTCACTTCAGTTGTTCACCAGTATTATGAAGGAAAGGATCAGTATGGAGAGCAGATGCCAGACTATCATGGAAGGACAGAGCTTTTGAAAGCTGGCATCACAGATGGGAATGTTTCCTTGCGGATTCTTAACATCAGTCGCTCAGATGAAGGACAATACCACTGTTTTGTTCAAGATAATATTTTTTATGAAGAAGCCCTATTGGAACTGAAGGTAGCAG GGAAATATCTTGGAGAAATCA aGGAACAGGTTACAGAAATTG agccgcccctgagcgagTGTAGGATCAAACACTGA